One Owenweeksia hongkongensis DSM 17368 genomic region harbors:
- a CDS encoding T9SS type A sorting domain-containing protein produces the protein MIIKRLFTTFFVTVALQINALHRIEPQHNGNSGFLENKGQITDNNGKPRPDIIAITRSRGVQVFIGKQGLHYLFATADTTDSPTDNPKFSNGHSPYNENIDVTTFRLDVHLVGSNPTPSVEYEDATGYYENYYLAHCPEGITGVRTFKKIILKDVYPGIDWVFYQHGEFMKYDFVAQPGADISLIQLQFDGATKIQKHDDGSVLISTPLGCIAEQAPLSTINKEVVPSSFQLKDNILSFEVEKSETDTIIIDPIIEWGTYYGYGVSESSNDIDTDSIGNIYMAGASSALTHVSSGGHQNTHAGLSDGLLVKFDSTGQRLWATYYGGAGIDRGNSCSTDPQQNIYLAGTTTSLTAISSNGHQMQRGNPTSPHPYTYDAFLVKFAPNGTRLWGTYYGGDANEEGSHCGTDAQSNVFLIGSTGSSNNIASNGFMDTLPNLGSAFMVKFNSSGSRLWGTYFGGNLINDAISGEVDKMGNTYLYGQVVGNPGDTGLAYNGFQNSLQSQTDLYVAKFSPSGARLWSSYFGGPAEEKLFKFRMFNNSCALDKQGNLFITGTTQSSTGIATGGMQQNYQGAGDCFLARISAGGSLLWATYFGGPYEDLGFTCTVDGKKRIYLAGHTISSQGIAWRGFQNYLQGPSDGFLAQYDYSGKLIWCTYVGGEDDDKIVASTTDFKNNIYLGGDTESSTGIAFKGFQNNHLYGPMGKQSAFLMKFKGCSTNRLDTIHACESYYWPIQDTIFTTSGMYSDTLVGPQGCDTLVQLYLNIHKATQRTQTITTCDEYLWPANGKMYHSNASDTAFLQSIHGCDSVVILNLTIKHSSTSTLIDTACIQYISPSGQHRWTKSGLYTDIIRNRAGCDSIITIHLQIKDVDTEVTQTDSTLTAHAIPATFQWLKCTNGHEVLSGQTKSHFVPIFNGRYAVRITQNGCTDTSACFTISDKESIDNPFGIRMSIYPNPTTGVVHVQFSDVLQGVNATIWTTAGKLIWLEEFGTTAGFDLEIPWPKAVYYLKISISSGKSVIAKLVKE, from the coding sequence ATGATAATAAAGAGATTATTTACTACTTTTTTTGTCACCGTGGCTCTGCAAATCAATGCCCTACACCGTATAGAACCTCAACATAATGGTAACTCAGGCTTTTTAGAAAACAAAGGCCAGATAACAGACAACAATGGCAAACCAAGGCCAGATATAATTGCGATTACCAGGAGCAGGGGTGTACAGGTTTTTATCGGCAAACAGGGGTTGCATTACCTGTTTGCTACAGCAGACACGACTGATTCCCCTACAGACAATCCTAAATTTAGCAATGGTCATAGCCCATACAATGAAAACATAGATGTCACCACATTTCGTCTGGACGTACATCTTGTAGGTTCCAACCCTACCCCGAGTGTAGAGTATGAAGATGCCACGGGCTACTATGAAAACTACTACCTAGCTCATTGCCCTGAAGGGATTACCGGTGTGCGTACTTTTAAAAAAATCATTCTGAAAGATGTATACCCCGGCATTGATTGGGTCTTTTATCAGCATGGTGAGTTTATGAAGTATGATTTTGTAGCGCAGCCTGGAGCTGATATTTCCCTGATTCAATTACAGTTTGATGGAGCTACAAAAATTCAGAAACATGACGATGGGAGTGTTTTAATTTCCACACCGCTTGGCTGTATTGCAGAACAAGCACCTCTCAGCACAATTAACAAAGAAGTAGTACCCAGCAGTTTTCAATTGAAGGACAACATACTTTCATTTGAAGTAGAAAAATCAGAGACTGACACTATCATAATCGACCCGATTATTGAATGGGGTACATATTATGGATATGGCGTTTCTGAGTCAAGTAATGATATTGACACCGATAGTATAGGCAACATCTACATGGCAGGAGCAAGCTCTGCCCTAACGCATGTTTCATCCGGTGGACATCAAAACACACATGCTGGCTTGAGTGATGGCTTATTAGTAAAATTTGACAGTACAGGCCAGCGGCTGTGGGCCACTTACTACGGTGGTGCCGGAATCGATAGAGGAAATTCATGTAGCACAGACCCTCAGCAAAACATCTACCTAGCAGGTACTACCACCAGTCTAACAGCAATAAGTAGTAATGGTCATCAAATGCAAAGGGGTAATCCAACTTCACCACATCCCTATACCTATGACGCATTTTTGGTAAAGTTCGCACCCAACGGAACAAGATTATGGGGCACCTACTATGGCGGAGATGCCAATGAAGAAGGTAGCCATTGCGGCACAGATGCGCAGTCCAATGTATTTTTAATCGGTTCTACCGGAAGTTCCAATAATATTGCCAGTAATGGATTTATGGACACACTTCCAAATTTAGGAAGCGCTTTTATGGTAAAATTTAACAGTAGCGGAAGCAGACTTTGGGGAACCTATTTCGGTGGAAATTTAATTAACGATGCCATTTCTGGTGAGGTGGATAAAATGGGTAACACCTACTTGTATGGGCAGGTGGTTGGAAACCCTGGAGATACAGGCCTTGCGTACAATGGTTTTCAGAACAGCCTTCAAAGCCAAACAGACCTGTATGTAGCTAAATTTAGCCCAAGCGGAGCTAGGCTCTGGTCTTCCTACTTTGGTGGACCCGCTGAAGAAAAGCTGTTTAAATTCAGAATGTTTAATAACAGTTGCGCTCTGGATAAGCAGGGCAATTTATTCATTACCGGTACTACCCAGAGTTCTACAGGTATAGCCACTGGGGGCATGCAGCAAAACTACCAAGGGGCCGGAGACTGTTTTTTGGCACGCATAAGTGCCGGAGGCTCATTATTATGGGCAACCTATTTTGGTGGACCTTATGAAGACCTAGGCTTCACTTGCACAGTAGACGGGAAAAAACGCATTTATCTAGCTGGACACACCATCAGTTCACAGGGCATAGCTTGGCGTGGCTTCCAAAATTATTTACAGGGGCCTTCTGATGGTTTTTTGGCCCAATATGACTATAGTGGCAAATTAATCTGGTGCACATACGTTGGAGGTGAAGATGATGACAAAATTGTAGCGAGCACCACCGATTTCAAAAATAACATCTACCTAGGTGGAGACACAGAAAGCTCTACCGGTATTGCCTTTAAGGGGTTTCAAAACAACCACCTCTATGGCCCCATGGGCAAACAAAGTGCTTTCTTGATGAAGTTCAAGGGCTGCTCTACCAATCGGCTGGACACCATACATGCCTGCGAAAGTTATTACTGGCCTATACAGGACACCATTTTCACCACCAGTGGCATGTACTCCGATACCCTTGTAGGTCCACAAGGCTGTGACACACTAGTTCAACTATACCTCAATATTCACAAAGCCACGCAACGAACACAGACAATTACTACATGTGATGAATACCTATGGCCAGCCAATGGCAAAATGTACCATTCCAATGCCTCAGACACAGCATTTTTACAAAGTATCCATGGCTGCGACTCTGTAGTTATTCTCAACCTCACAATAAAACATTCTAGCACTTCCACACTTATAGACACAGCATGCATTCAATATATTTCACCCAGTGGTCAACACAGATGGACTAAAAGTGGATTATATACCGATATTATCCGAAATAGGGCTGGCTGTGATAGCATCATTACTATACATCTCCAAATAAAAGATGTTGACACCGAGGTAACCCAAACCGACAGCACTCTAACAGCCCACGCCATTCCTGCTACTTTCCAATGGCTAAAATGCACTAATGGGCATGAAGTATTATCTGGACAAACAAAGTCCCATTTTGTTCCCATCTTCAATGGACGCTATGCTGTGAGGATTACCCAAAATGGCTGTACTGATACTTCTGCTTGCTTTACTATTTCTGATAAAGAATCAATCGACAACCCGTTCGGCATTAGAATGTCCATTTACCCAAACCCTACCACTGGTGTTGTGCATGTACAGTTTTCCGATGTACTACAAGGGGTGAATGCTACAATATGGACTACTGCTGGAAAGTTGATTTGGTTAGAAGAATTTGGAACCACCGCTGGTTTTGATCTTGAAATACCATGGCCCAAAGCCGTCTACTATCTAAAAATATCCATATCCAGCGGTAAGTCCGTGATTGCAAAACTCGTAAAAGAATAA